From a single Natronorubrum tibetense GA33 genomic region:
- a CDS encoding putative sulfate/molybdate transporter: MDYSRGIGTQSKLEFTANELTGALGDSVTVLPLLVALAATTSVSLPHVLVGFGVFQIVWGIYYGMPMSIEPMKALIGLAIVGSLSYPELAAAGLLAGGVLLAVGKLGLVGQLQRVVGEPVIRGVQFAVALLLLEAAVGLSAGNVPVAVAGLAVVGCLALVGYRAASVLLILGLGGAAAVATTGMPTPRLPELALFPAGTPTLSAGALEGTVAQLGMTVGNAAIATALLCGDLYDRDVSPDALSRSMGATCLAAIPIGGVPMCHGSGGLAGKYAFGARTGGANVILGVGYLALALVATGALLAAFPVAVLGVLLVVVSLELARAAFEPVAGHRSLAIVIGVGSLGLAVNVGVAFVLGAIAFWVLSSRA, translated from the coding sequence ATGGATTATTCGCGAGGTATCGGGACGCAATCGAAACTCGAGTTCACTGCCAACGAACTCACGGGTGCGCTAGGAGATTCGGTTACGGTCCTCCCCCTGCTGGTTGCGCTGGCAGCGACGACGAGCGTCTCCCTGCCGCACGTGCTGGTCGGCTTCGGCGTCTTTCAGATCGTCTGGGGGATCTACTACGGGATGCCGATGTCCATCGAGCCGATGAAGGCCCTGATCGGGCTCGCGATCGTCGGCTCGCTCTCGTATCCCGAACTTGCCGCGGCCGGGCTCCTCGCGGGCGGCGTGTTGCTCGCCGTGGGAAAGCTGGGACTCGTCGGCCAACTCCAGCGGGTGGTCGGCGAACCCGTGATCCGCGGCGTTCAGTTCGCCGTCGCCTTGCTGTTGCTCGAGGCGGCTGTCGGACTCTCAGCAGGAAACGTCCCGGTCGCTGTCGCCGGATTGGCCGTCGTCGGCTGTCTGGCGCTGGTCGGCTATCGGGCCGCGAGCGTCCTGCTCATTCTCGGTCTCGGCGGGGCCGCGGCCGTCGCAACGACGGGGATGCCGACACCGCGACTGCCCGAACTCGCGCTCTTTCCCGCGGGGACGCCAACGCTCTCGGCCGGCGCACTCGAGGGAACCGTCGCCCAGTTGGGGATGACGGTCGGCAACGCCGCCATCGCGACGGCCCTGCTCTGTGGCGATCTCTACGATCGGGATGTCTCGCCCGACGCGCTCTCGCGGAGCATGGGCGCGACCTGTCTCGCCGCGATTCCGATCGGCGGCGTCCCGATGTGTCACGGCAGCGGCGGGCTCGCGGGGAAGTACGCCTTCGGCGCTCGCACCGGGGGTGCGAACGTCATCCTCGGGGTTGGCTACCTCGCGCTCGCGCTGGTGGCCACCGGCGCACTGCTGGCAGCGTTCCCGGTTGCTGTCTTGGGCGTCTTGCTCGTCGTGGTCTCTCTCGAGTTGGCTCGAGCGGCGTTCGAACCGGTCGCCGGTCATCGGTCCCTGGCGATCGTCATCGGCGTCGGTTCGCTCGGACTCGCGGTGAACGTCGGTGTAGCGTTCGTACTCGGGGCCATCGCGTTCTGGGTGCTCTCGAGTCGAGCGTGA
- a CDS encoding DUF7384 family protein — protein MPERPDSARVVADADVLAADLLVGGDAREALDHVRSHSWVDLVASDPLLERTERLVSDLADSDLAADHRERLEAERVAVEHPADDHPALASAYRGAAAHLLSYDENLGSPQAGLSLQSRVSVSVRPPDAFARLFDPESLYEAVEGGTYPGPDRDPRE, from the coding sequence ATGCCTGAGCGTCCCGACTCCGCACGCGTCGTCGCGGACGCAGACGTACTCGCGGCCGACCTGCTCGTCGGCGGCGACGCGCGCGAGGCCCTCGATCACGTCCGAAGCCACTCGTGGGTCGACCTCGTCGCGAGCGATCCGCTGCTCGAGCGAACGGAGCGCCTCGTGTCCGATCTCGCCGATTCGGACCTCGCGGCCGACCATCGAGAGCGCCTCGAGGCCGAGCGAGTCGCCGTCGAGCACCCCGCGGACGACCATCCAGCGCTCGCCTCGGCGTACCGCGGGGCGGCGGCACACCTGCTCTCCTACGACGAGAACCTCGGATCCCCACAGGCTGGGCTCTCCCTGCAGTCTCGCGTCTCGGTGAGCGTCCGTCCGCCGGACGCTTTTGCCCGACTGTTCGACCCCGAGAGCCTTTACGAGGCCGTCGAAGGGGGAACGTATCCGGGCCCGGATCGGGACCCACGGGAGTGA
- a CDS encoding guanosine monophosphate reductase, with protein MNDLRTGLSYGDVLLVPNRSPVDSRSNVDLSTAFTPSIELETPLVSAAMDTVTEAELAIELSRAGGFGVLHRFLTAAEQAEQIERVHDSGERVGAAVGIDEDYVGRCAQLVDAGVDALVVDVAHGHLERTLEAVETLRAAFPETDLVAGNVATPAGVEDLAAVGADCVKVGIGPGSHCTTRKVAGTGVPQLTAIDDCAEAAEDLDVTVCADGGIRTSGDAVKALMAGADTVMMGSLFAGTEEAPGAVVEVDGTRYKRSRGMATTTAAEKRDDKENNVRADEGVEALTPYKGPVADIVAEFCAGIQSGLSYCGGHTIPEAREKAEFIRVAPSAKEREGYHADHDWEGVSVDSKSMAGGDPTTDEAVNATTEGDD; from the coding sequence ATGAACGATCTACGCACCGGGTTAAGTTACGGGGACGTGCTCCTCGTTCCGAACCGCTCGCCAGTTGATAGCCGGAGCAACGTCGACCTCTCGACGGCTTTCACGCCGTCGATCGAACTGGAGACGCCCCTCGTCTCCGCCGCGATGGACACCGTCACGGAGGCCGAACTGGCGATCGAACTCTCGCGAGCCGGCGGGTTCGGCGTCCTCCACCGGTTTCTCACGGCCGCGGAGCAGGCCGAGCAGATCGAGCGGGTCCATGATAGCGGTGAACGGGTAGGTGCTGCAGTCGGAATCGACGAGGACTACGTCGGGCGCTGTGCCCAGCTCGTCGACGCCGGCGTCGACGCCCTCGTCGTCGACGTGGCCCACGGCCACCTCGAGCGCACGCTCGAGGCCGTCGAGACCCTCCGGGCGGCGTTTCCGGAGACCGATCTCGTCGCCGGCAACGTCGCGACCCCCGCGGGCGTCGAGGATCTCGCGGCTGTCGGTGCCGACTGCGTGAAGGTCGGTATCGGTCCGGGCTCGCACTGTACCACGCGGAAAGTCGCCGGAACCGGCGTCCCGCAGTTGACCGCGATCGACGACTGTGCGGAGGCGGCCGAGGACCTGGACGTCACTGTCTGTGCGGACGGCGGCATTCGCACGTCCGGCGACGCGGTGAAGGCGTTGATGGCGGGGGCGGACACCGTCATGATGGGGAGTCTCTTCGCCGGGACCGAGGAGGCACCCGGTGCAGTGGTCGAAGTCGACGGAACGCGGTACAAACGCTCCCGAGGGATGGCGACCACGACCGCCGCAGAAAAGCGCGACGACAAGGAAAACAACGTTCGCGCCGACGAGGGCGTCGAGGCCCTGACGCCGTACAAGGGACCGGTCGCCGACATCGTTGCGGAGTTCTGTGCCGGCATCCAGTCCGGACTCTCCTACTGCGGCGGCCACACGATCCCCGAGGCCCGCGAGAAGGCCGAGTTCATCCGGGTCGCTCCCAGCGCGAAAGAACGCGAGGGCTACCACGCGGACCACGACTGGGAGGGCGTCAGCGTCGATAGCAAATCGATGGCCGGGGGCGACCCGACGACCGACGAGGCGGTAAACGCCACCACCGAAGGCGACGACTGA
- a CDS encoding ArsR/SmtB family transcription factor yields MNSSSESLEAACQALESVYDDVDGAVAGLEDRRPTDGRATTQATVFGALANEHRVRILEALREGELCACELQVVLEAPQSTVATHLRTLRDAGLVKGRKKGKWTYYRIADTAVFELLDLGAAVDVPADD; encoded by the coding sequence TGTCAGGCGCTCGAAAGCGTCTACGACGATGTCGACGGGGCCGTCGCCGGACTCGAGGATCGCCGACCGACCGACGGTCGGGCCACGACGCAGGCCACCGTCTTCGGTGCGCTCGCGAACGAACATCGGGTCCGCATTCTCGAGGCGCTCCGGGAGGGCGAACTGTGCGCCTGCGAGTTGCAGGTCGTCCTCGAGGCTCCGCAATCGACCGTCGCGACGCATCTCCGAACGCTTCGGGACGCGGGACTGGTCAAGGGCCGCAAGAAGGGGAAGTGGACTTACTACCGGATCGCCGACACGGCGGTCTTCGAACTGCTCGATCTGGGGGCTGCCGTGGACGTTCCGGCGGACGACTGA
- the arsM gene encoding arsenite methyltransferase has product MTTNETPDDDATTDQRTHVRETYGDIAATGDGCCESSDAEIAADPDRTLSLGYDADDLESVPDESNLGLGCGNPVAISNLEAGETVLDLGSGGGFDCFLAAREVGPEGRVIGVDMTPEMLERARKNAADSDHENIEFRLGEIEQLPLADSSVDTIISNCVVNLSPDKQQVLAEADRVLRPGGTLAISDLVATEPLPDEIRDDPDAVDACVGGAATIDELETWLADAGFVDRSITVEGEWTDDLPIVSARVEARKPA; this is encoded by the coding sequence ATGACGACGAACGAAACACCCGACGACGACGCGACGACCGACCAGCGAACGCACGTCCGCGAGACGTACGGCGACATCGCAGCGACCGGCGACGGCTGTTGTGAGAGCTCCGACGCCGAGATAGCGGCCGATCCGGATCGCACGCTCTCGCTCGGCTACGACGCCGACGACCTCGAGTCCGTTCCCGACGAGTCGAACCTCGGACTCGGCTGTGGCAACCCGGTCGCGATTTCGAATCTCGAGGCCGGCGAGACCGTGCTCGACCTCGGCTCCGGCGGCGGCTTCGACTGCTTCCTGGCGGCCCGCGAGGTCGGCCCCGAAGGTCGCGTTATCGGCGTCGATATGACTCCGGAGATGCTCGAGCGCGCTCGCAAGAACGCGGCCGATAGCGATCACGAGAACATCGAATTCCGACTCGGCGAGATCGAACAGTTGCCCCTCGCCGATTCCAGCGTCGATACGATCATCTCGAACTGCGTCGTCAACCTCTCCCCCGATAAGCAGCAGGTGCTCGCGGAGGCCGACCGCGTTCTGCGACCCGGCGGCACGCTCGCGATTTCGGACCTCGTCGCGACCGAACCGTTGCCCGACGAAATCCGGGACGATCCCGACGCCGTCGACGCCTGCGTCGGCGGTGCCGCGACGATCGACGAACTGGAAACGTGGCTTGCCGACGCGGGGTTCGTCGATCGCTCGATCACCGTCGAGGGCGAGTGGACCGACGACCTGCCGATCGTCTCGGCGCGAGTCGAAGCCAGAAAACCCGCCTGA